In a single window of the Flavobacterium sp. W4I14 genome:
- a CDS encoding hypothetical protein (product_source=Hypo-rule applied; superfamily=48452), with translation MSRRKQIRSKEQFAAALELERAGDHAAALKLYQKSAMTDPANSHAWNRQMVLLRKAKSKEAEVKLIKLAIAEYQKSHETKQQDWLKENRAKADSTRELARVLGLLEPTGLPKRDDTIIEKWQTRLYLLEYRIKNARKKKTSSKKPVSKSPKSAAPSPKKLNQNAATKFKPAKKQ, from the coding sequence ATGTCAAGAAGAAAACAGATACGGTCAAAGGAGCAGTTCGCTGCTGCGCTCGAACTGGAAAGAGCGGGCGATCATGCTGCCGCATTAAAACTCTACCAGAAATCTGCAATGACAGATCCTGCCAATTCCCATGCTTGGAACAGGCAGATGGTGCTTTTGCGCAAAGCTAAATCAAAAGAAGCTGAGGTTAAGCTCATCAAACTGGCCATAGCCGAATACCAGAAATCCCACGAAACCAAACAACAAGATTGGCTGAAAGAAAACCGGGCCAAGGCAGACAGCACCCGGGAACTGGCCCGTGTACTCGGTCTTTTGGAACCAACAGGCCTTCCGAAAAGGGACGACACCATCATCGAGAAATGGCAGACCAGGCTATACCTGCTTGAATATCGCATCAAAAATGCACGGAAGAAGAAAACCTCGTCCAAAAAGCCTGTAAGCAAATCGCCAAAAAGTGCAGCTCCTTCACCTAAAAAGCTTAATCAAAACGCCGCTACTAAATTCAAGCCAGCAAAAAAGCAATAA
- a CDS encoding uncharacterized protein YecE (DUF72 family) (product_source=COG1801; cath_funfam=3.20.20.410; cog=COG1801; pfam=PF01904; superfamily=117396), with the protein MDIAFENYYSGTSGLLLPVPNKLHYPKEFQEKSRLCYYASLMDSIEINSSFYKIPQVSTMKRWAADVPEEFRFTFKLFKEITHNKDLAFDPELVSRFFSVISHVEEKKGCLLVQFPPSIRISHFAQLRFLMSVLRDNNPFGEWKIALEFRHASLYIDEVYELLDEFELGMVVHDKSPASSPVRESHPDFIYLRFHGPGGNYRGSYSDDVLYEYASYVTEWLSEGKKVFVYFNNTMGEAHANLNMLRQIVRDTY; encoded by the coding sequence ATGGACATAGCCTTTGAAAACTATTACTCGGGTACCAGCGGGCTACTGTTACCGGTTCCCAATAAATTGCACTACCCGAAAGAATTCCAGGAGAAGAGCAGGCTGTGCTATTACGCCTCGCTGATGGATTCTATCGAGATCAATTCTTCCTTTTATAAGATACCGCAGGTTTCCACGATGAAAAGGTGGGCGGCGGATGTGCCCGAGGAATTTCGTTTTACATTTAAGCTTTTCAAGGAGATTACCCATAACAAGGACTTAGCCTTTGATCCAGAGCTCGTGTCCAGGTTCTTTTCGGTCATTTCGCATGTTGAGGAGAAAAAGGGTTGTCTTTTGGTACAGTTCCCCCCGAGCATAAGGATTTCTCATTTTGCGCAGCTGCGCTTTCTGATGTCGGTGCTTAGGGATAATAATCCTTTTGGTGAGTGGAAGATCGCTTTGGAATTTCGGCATGCTTCTTTATATATAGATGAGGTGTATGAGCTTTTGGACGAGTTTGAGCTTGGTATGGTGGTCCACGATAAGTCGCCTGCCAGTTCTCCTGTGCGAGAAAGCCATCCTGATTTTATCTACCTCAGGTTTCATGGTCCGGGAGGAAACTATAGGGGAAGCTATTCTGACGACGTATTGTATGAGTATGCAAGCTATGTAACCGAGTGGCTTTCGGAAGGCAAAAAGGTGTTCGTGTACTTCAATAATACCATGGGAGAGGCGCATGCCAACCTGAATATGCTGCGCCAGATCGTTAGGGATACCTATTAG
- a CDS encoding protein ImuA (product_source=KO:K14160; cath_funfam=3.40.50.300; cog=COG4544; ko=KO:K14160; superfamily=52540), which translates to METKSELVHKLQQDILMWQGLKPASASKAEQIGLGAIEDAFPGGVFPKRAIHEFITVFPEDAAASDGFIAGLLAALMKDGAACIWISTARRLFPAALSAFNVAPERIIFMDVDTEKDALWIMEEALRCEGLAAVVAEVDALSLVESRRLQLAVEESGVTGFILRKDARRMASTIATARWQISPLPSVLEEGMPGLGFPRWQVNLLKVRNGVPGSWIMEWAGEGFLEVKRVLQQDGWRTGENRQIG; encoded by the coding sequence ATGGAGACTAAAAGCGAATTGGTACATAAACTGCAACAGGATATCCTAATGTGGCAGGGCTTAAAGCCTGCTTCTGCCAGTAAGGCGGAGCAGATTGGCCTTGGTGCAATTGAAGATGCTTTTCCCGGCGGGGTGTTTCCAAAACGGGCTATCCATGAGTTTATTACTGTTTTTCCGGAAGATGCTGCTGCCAGCGATGGCTTTATTGCCGGGCTGCTAGCTGCTTTAATGAAAGATGGAGCGGCCTGCATATGGATCAGTACGGCCAGGCGTTTGTTCCCGGCAGCGCTAAGTGCTTTCAATGTAGCGCCTGAACGGATCATTTTTATGGATGTTGATACAGAAAAGGATGCCCTTTGGATAATGGAGGAAGCATTGCGGTGTGAGGGCTTAGCTGCTGTGGTGGCTGAGGTTGATGCCTTGAGCCTGGTTGAATCGAGAAGATTACAGCTTGCAGTGGAAGAAAGTGGTGTTACCGGATTTATCCTGCGCAAAGATGCGCGAAGAATGGCCAGTACCATTGCTACTGCCCGATGGCAGATTAGCCCATTGCCGAGTGTTTTGGAAGAAGGCATGCCAGGCCTCGGTTTTCCACGCTGGCAGGTAAACCTGCTGAAGGTAAGAAACGGGGTTCCGGGAAGCTGGATAATGGAATGGGCCGGAGAAGGCTTTTTAGAAGTAAAACGGGTATTGCAGCAAGATGGCTGGAGAACAGGTGAAAACAGGCAGATTGGGTAA
- a CDS encoding protein ImuB (product_source=KO:K14161; cog=COG0389; ko=KO:K14161; pfam=PF00817; superfamily=56672): protein MQRRFVSIWFRQLLADWQLIRRPELSTVPFVFAAPDHGRMMITAVSPLAAEAGIERGMRAADAKAICPGLEVLDDKPGRCEKLLRGLAEWCIRYAPIVAIDEFTKDGLLLEVSGCPHLWGGEREYIKEIVSRLKSKGYTVRLAIADTLGAAWAISRYGKVTPLIPSGEHAEALLPLAPEALRLAETVLVKLRKLGFYQVKSFIGMPRSVLRRRFGEEFLLRLAQALGTEQETLVPVQVPVAFQERLPCLEPIRTRTAIEIAIAKLLERLCAKLQAAGKGLRKGILTAYRLDGQLVEVAIGTNAASHSVSHLLKLFKLKIDQIRPGLGIELFILDVPKVDEVAPEQEAIWTAKPGLDDQSVIRLLDRVAGKVGPQVIHRYLPATRYWPERAVKNTFSVTEKPAADWRLDMPRPTELLPVPVAIEVMALIPDHPPRFFIYKGVQHQVVKADGPERIEREWWLERGEHRDYYQVEDEQGRRYWLFRSGHYDSEKQFKWFIHGFFA from the coding sequence ATGCAAAGGCGTTTTGTTTCTATATGGTTTCGCCAGTTGCTGGCGGATTGGCAGCTTATCCGCCGTCCTGAACTCTCAACGGTCCCTTTTGTATTTGCAGCGCCCGATCATGGCCGGATGATGATTACTGCGGTAAGCCCTTTGGCAGCGGAAGCTGGAATTGAGCGGGGCATGCGTGCTGCAGATGCCAAAGCAATCTGTCCGGGCCTTGAGGTGCTTGATGATAAGCCCGGTAGATGTGAAAAACTATTAAGGGGGCTTGCAGAATGGTGCATCCGCTACGCACCTATTGTTGCCATTGATGAATTTACCAAGGATGGTTTGCTGTTAGAGGTAAGCGGCTGCCCACACCTTTGGGGCGGCGAGCGCGAATATATAAAAGAAATTGTTTCCAGGTTAAAAAGTAAGGGTTATACCGTTAGGCTGGCCATTGCCGATACCCTTGGTGCTGCCTGGGCAATATCTAGGTACGGGAAAGTTACGCCACTTATTCCTAGCGGTGAACATGCGGAGGCTTTACTTCCTTTAGCACCCGAAGCCTTGCGGTTAGCGGAGACTGTACTTGTTAAGCTGCGCAAGCTTGGGTTTTACCAGGTAAAAAGTTTTATCGGTATGCCGAGGTCTGTTTTGCGCAGGCGTTTCGGCGAGGAGTTTTTATTACGCCTGGCCCAGGCGCTTGGAACCGAACAGGAAACTTTGGTGCCTGTGCAGGTGCCAGTCGCTTTCCAGGAAAGACTGCCGTGTTTAGAGCCGATAAGAACACGTACGGCAATTGAAATTGCTATCGCTAAATTATTGGAGCGTCTTTGTGCTAAGCTGCAGGCAGCGGGCAAGGGCCTTCGCAAAGGTATTTTAACGGCTTATCGGCTTGATGGGCAATTGGTAGAGGTTGCTATCGGCACCAATGCAGCAAGCCATAGTGTGAGCCATTTACTTAAGCTATTTAAACTAAAGATAGACCAGATCCGCCCCGGCCTGGGGATAGAGCTGTTTATTTTAGATGTGCCCAAAGTAGATGAGGTAGCGCCAGAGCAGGAAGCCATTTGGACGGCAAAACCCGGATTGGATGACCAGAGCGTAATAAGGTTATTAGACCGTGTTGCAGGAAAAGTTGGCCCACAGGTAATTCACCGTTACCTGCCTGCTACACGTTACTGGCCGGAGCGGGCGGTAAAAAATACTTTTTCGGTAACTGAAAAGCCAGCCGCTGATTGGCGTTTAGATATGCCCAGGCCAACCGAGCTTCTTCCTGTTCCTGTTGCCATCGAAGTAATGGCGCTTATTCCCGATCATCCGCCAAGGTTTTTTATATACAAAGGTGTTCAGCACCAGGTGGTAAAAGCAGATGGCCCCGAGCGGATTGAGCGCGAATGGTGGCTGGAGCGGGGAGAGCACCGTGATTATTACCAGGTTGAGGATGAGCAGGGCCGCAGGTATTGGTTGTTCCGATCGGGGCATTATGATAGCGAAAAGCAGTTTAAATGGTTTATACATGGATTTTTTGCTTAA
- a CDS encoding error-prone DNA polymerase (product_source=KO:K14162; cath_funfam=2.40.50.140,3.20.20.140; cog=COG0587; ko=KO:K14162; pfam=PF02811,PF07733,PF14579,PF17657; smart=SM00481; superfamily=50249,89550; tigrfam=TIGR00594): protein MGYSELQVTSNFSFLRGASHPHELVEQAAAFGYEKIAITDRNTLAGIVRAHAAAREKDISVIPACRLDLLDGPSLLAYPTDREAYGRLSALLTLGNMRAEKGSCHLSRADVYAHSKGLIFTVVMPGVLNRRFAFEDSFIAAVAEYREALGKQLYAGATRSYSGNDDKLIFRIAQLSSRYGIKVVATGDVHYHDPSRRELQDVLTCVREKCTIEEAGFLLHQNAERYMKPVDEMKRLFRRYPEAIKNTLAIAEACTFSLDELKYVYPEEINKSGRPPLEELEYLTWKGAHALYGEVIPEKVVNMVRYEMEFVKKMDYANYFLFVEDIVREARSRGILCQGRGSAANSAICYCLGVTSVNPMKFELLFERFISSDRNEPPDIDVDFEHERREEIIQYIYDKYGRDRAAIVATVTQQHQKGAIRDVGKAMGLSVDTINRLSGSLWEYTDEWFEGKRVVEQGLNPEEPHLKKTLELTAQMMGFPRQLGQHTGGFVVTQGKLTDLCPILNARMENRTNIEWNKDDIDVLGFLKVDVLALGMLTCIRKTFDLCRDHYGRELTLANIPQDDPDVYNMISAADTLGVFQIESRAQMSMLPRLRPKCFYDLVIEVAIVRPGPIQGDMVHPYLRRRNGEEPVVYPSPELEEILGRTLGVPLFQEQAMKIAIVAAGFTPAEADGLRRSMATFKFKGLVNQYEEKLINGMLAKGYSLEFAKRIFKQLEGFGSYGFPESHAASFALLVYVSCWLKHYYPDAFAAALLNSMPMGFYQPAQIVIDAQKHGVEVREVDVNYSTWNNLLEGKSGRYFAIRLGFRQIKGIREEEMEVLVSCRANGYRSITGLRDAGVSLATLERLADADAFRSMGLDRRKALWEVSALQDMPTELFKGQPSESLLETQVELPLMGNGEHVVQDYATVGLSLKAHPVSFVRDQLDMLRIRSCHAINNEAADGQLVKVAGLVLVRQRPGTAGGVCFITIEDEGGYSNLVVFEKLFETYRKEILHSRLLMVEGRLQREGQVVHVIVSKCFDFTKMLGKLLQRETDDLPVLTLSRGDEKATLGVAQNKRAQVREDVNKKAKDAFHVGRNFK, encoded by the coding sequence ATGGGATATAGTGAGTTGCAGGTAACTTCTAATTTTAGCTTTCTGCGCGGGGCATCACATCCCCACGAACTGGTAGAGCAGGCGGCTGCTTTTGGCTATGAAAAGATTGCCATTACCGACAGGAATACACTGGCAGGCATTGTGCGAGCACATGCCGCAGCGCGTGAAAAAGACATTTCGGTTATTCCGGCCTGCAGGCTCGATTTATTGGATGGCCCAAGTTTACTCGCTTACCCGACCGATCGTGAAGCTTACGGGCGATTATCTGCACTGCTTACTTTGGGCAATATGCGGGCAGAAAAAGGTTCCTGCCACCTCTCGCGTGCAGATGTTTATGCACATTCGAAGGGATTAATTTTTACGGTAGTAATGCCGGGCGTGCTGAACCGCAGGTTTGCTTTTGAGGATAGTTTTATTGCTGCGGTAGCAGAATACCGCGAGGCTTTGGGTAAACAGCTTTATGCAGGTGCCACAAGAAGTTATTCAGGGAATGATGATAAACTGATTTTCAGGATTGCCCAGCTTTCTTCCAGGTACGGGATTAAGGTGGTGGCAACAGGTGATGTACATTACCATGATCCTTCGCGCAGGGAACTGCAGGATGTATTAACCTGTGTGCGTGAAAAGTGCACGATTGAGGAGGCTGGATTCCTGCTGCACCAGAATGCAGAACGTTACATGAAGCCGGTAGATGAAATGAAACGGCTTTTTAGAAGATACCCTGAAGCGATAAAAAATACGCTGGCGATTGCCGAGGCCTGCACTTTTTCGTTGGATGAGCTGAAATACGTTTACCCAGAAGAAATTAACAAGAGCGGCAGGCCACCATTGGAGGAACTGGAATACCTGACCTGGAAAGGCGCACATGCGTTATATGGTGAAGTGATCCCTGAAAAAGTGGTGAATATGGTGCGCTATGAAATGGAATTTGTTAAAAAGATGGATTACGCAAATTATTTCCTTTTTGTGGAAGACATTGTACGGGAAGCACGCAGCCGTGGCATTTTATGCCAGGGACGTGGTTCTGCAGCCAATTCGGCTATCTGCTATTGTTTAGGCGTTACTTCGGTAAACCCCATGAAGTTTGAGCTGTTATTTGAGCGCTTTATTTCCTCTGACCGTAACGAACCACCTGATATTGATGTCGATTTTGAACACGAACGCAGGGAAGAAATTATCCAGTATATATATGATAAATACGGACGGGACCGTGCGGCTATTGTTGCTACGGTTACCCAGCAACATCAAAAGGGAGCAATCCGCGACGTGGGTAAAGCGATGGGTTTATCGGTAGATACAATTAACAGGCTTTCGGGCTCGTTATGGGAATATACAGACGAATGGTTTGAGGGTAAACGGGTAGTTGAACAGGGGCTGAACCCAGAAGAGCCACACCTGAAAAAAACACTGGAGTTAACGGCGCAGATGATGGGATTCCCCAGGCAGTTAGGGCAACATACCGGGGGATTTGTGGTAACGCAGGGTAAATTAACCGACCTTTGCCCCATTTTAAATGCCCGGATGGAAAACCGTACCAACATTGAATGGAACAAAGATGATATTGATGTTTTGGGCTTTTTAAAGGTAGATGTCCTGGCTTTGGGGATGCTTACCTGTATCCGCAAAACATTTGATCTGTGCCGCGATCATTATGGCAGGGAACTAACTTTGGCCAATATTCCCCAGGATGACCCTGATGTTTATAATATGATCAGCGCAGCCGATACTTTAGGGGTATTCCAGATTGAAAGCCGTGCGCAGATGTCGATGTTACCCAGGTTAAGGCCAAAATGTTTTTACGACCTGGTAATAGAGGTGGCCATTGTTAGGCCCGGACCGATACAGGGAGATATGGTGCATCCGTACTTGCGCAGGCGGAATGGCGAAGAGCCGGTAGTGTACCCTTCGCCCGAACTGGAAGAAATATTGGGCAGGACATTGGGCGTACCGCTGTTCCAAGAACAGGCCATGAAGATTGCTATTGTGGCGGCAGGCTTTACCCCTGCTGAAGCAGATGGGTTGAGGCGGAGCATGGCAACCTTTAAATTTAAAGGACTGGTTAATCAGTATGAAGAGAAACTTATTAACGGGATGCTGGCCAAGGGTTATTCTTTGGAGTTTGCCAAAAGGATTTTTAAGCAGCTGGAGGGATTTGGTAGCTATGGTTTTCCCGAAAGCCACGCAGCCAGTTTTGCACTGCTGGTATATGTATCCTGTTGGTTAAAGCATTATTATCCGGATGCCTTTGCGGCTGCTTTGTTAAATAGTATGCCCATGGGATTTTACCAGCCTGCACAGATTGTAATCGATGCGCAGAAACATGGCGTTGAAGTACGGGAGGTGGATGTAAATTATTCTACCTGGAATAACCTTTTAGAAGGAAAATCGGGTAGGTATTTTGCGATTAGATTAGGTTTTCGCCAGATTAAAGGCATCCGAGAAGAGGAAATGGAAGTTTTGGTTTCGTGTCGGGCTAATGGCTACCGCAGCATTACCGGGCTTAGAGATGCAGGTGTTTCACTTGCTACGCTCGAACGCCTGGCCGATGCAGATGCATTCCGGTCGATGGGGCTTGACCGTAGAAAAGCGTTGTGGGAAGTTTCAGCATTGCAGGATATGCCAACAGAACTGTTTAAAGGCCAACCATCGGAGAGCCTACTAGAGACACAGGTAGAATTGCCACTGATGGGAAATGGCGAACATGTGGTGCAGGATTATGCTACGGTTGGATTATCGTTAAAGGCGCATCCGGTAAGTTTTGTACGGGATCAATTGGATATGTTACGCATCCGTTCCTGCCATGCAATCAACAATGAGGCAGCTGATGGGCAACTGGTAAAAGTAGCGGGATTGGTGCTGGTACGGCAACGACCAGGTACGGCTGGCGGAGTTTGTTTTATCACTATTGAGGATGAAGGGGGTTATTCTAACCTGGTGGTATTTGAAAAGCTTTTTGAGACCTACCGTAAGGAAATTCTGCATTCGCGGCTGTTGATGGTAGAAGGACGCTTGCAACGTGAAGGCCAGGTGGTACACGTGATTGTGAGCAAGTGTTTTGATTTTACAAAGATGCTGGGCAAACTTTTGCAAAGGGAAACAGATGATCTGCCTGTGTTAACGCTATCGCGTGGTGATGAAAAAGCGACACTTGGTGTGGCCCAAAATAAACGAGCACAGGTTCGGGAGGATGTGAACAAGAAAGCTAAAGATGCTTTTCATGTGGGGAGGAATTTTAAATAG
- a CDS encoding hypothetical protein (product_source=Hypo-rule applied) has protein sequence MRLIQYFSIALITMFFSIDVFANDPEGWKALKDAIEKTAFNDVSKLQGRTFDLVIPGGTNEYQLGVEPENAFRVERLAPDKFRLTVISPQALVKQGPLLSYHPIGWSLKKKDPFTISIEGAATCSYEVVFRQTGAGELDLSKFEADYDITYEISNQSAISSISRQGKGYLIMRVPNAQGETKMRLRMKKKSGDEDLMTGWIVIPACKTGEVPLVPKPQDIPVTPSVAPEPASGMITLKTEGISFCQESTGLYCSTLTVKATNIGSRTVRCNSIWFHMIDGDTVIGKTQRWVELNAGQSTIFEVVIKSTYRPASFSFDWVKTDCFYK, from the coding sequence ATGCGCCTCATCCAATACTTTTCAATTGCTTTAATAACCATGTTTTTCTCAATAGATGTTTTCGCTAACGACCCAGAGGGTTGGAAGGCACTTAAGGATGCTATTGAGAAAACGGCATTTAATGATGTGTCGAAACTTCAGGGGCGCACCTTTGACCTGGTGATTCCAGGCGGAACTAATGAGTATCAGCTAGGTGTCGAACCTGAAAATGCATTTAGGGTTGAACGATTGGCGCCAGATAAGTTCCGGCTTACCGTTATCAGTCCGCAGGCACTGGTCAAACAGGGGCCGCTGCTTAGTTATCATCCAATCGGTTGGTCATTAAAAAAGAAAGATCCTTTTACTATTAGCATTGAAGGGGCAGCTACCTGTAGTTATGAGGTAGTCTTCCGCCAAACTGGAGCTGGCGAATTAGACCTTTCGAAGTTTGAGGCCGATTACGATATCACTTATGAAATATCAAATCAGAGTGCTATATCGTCGATAAGTCGTCAGGGAAAAGGATATCTTATCATGAGGGTTCCTAATGCACAAGGAGAAACCAAGATGCGGCTGAGGATGAAAAAGAAAAGCGGTGATGAAGATTTAATGACAGGCTGGATTGTGATCCCTGCATGTAAGACAGGTGAAGTACCGTTGGTGCCAAAGCCACAGGATATTCCGGTGACGCCCAGCGTAGCTCCTGAGCCTGCTTCGGGTATGATTACGCTAAAAACCGAGGGAATTAGTTTTTGTCAGGAATCAACTGGGCTTTACTGTTCAACGCTAACTGTAAAGGCTACCAACATCGGAAGCAGAACCGTGAGGTGTAACTCAATCTGGTTTCATATGATCGATGGGGACACCGTAATCGGGAAAACTCAGCGTTGGGTAGAATTGAATGCGGGCCAAAGTACAATATTTGAGGTTGTTATAAAATCAACCTACAGGCCCGCAAGTTTTAGTTTTGATTGGGTCAAAACGGATTGCTTTTATAAGTAA
- a CDS encoding Skp family chaperone for outer membrane proteins (product_source=COG2825; cath_funfam=3.90.226.10; cleavage_site_network=SignalP-noTM; cog=COG2825) → MNKLPALSPKPLVSLLILFTLFLSACSETPERFFDIAILNTNMINDFASADLARHINDETKEYPDIPSSKKKGNEAATNLNNKILYLEQSLEKVKKLSASGDEEKEIKALSQQLYELVIPVYKNEYLAYAKLCDSKGSQSTKDEIINSIDQKYGARFEQNFNALMEKGKTYAQKNNIQVNWGQ, encoded by the coding sequence ATGAACAAATTACCAGCACTATCCCCAAAACCATTAGTATCACTTTTAATCCTATTTACCCTTTTCCTCTCAGCCTGTTCTGAAACGCCAGAACGTTTCTTCGACATTGCCATCTTAAACACCAATATGATCAACGATTTTGCCAGCGCCGACCTGGCCCGCCACATCAACGACGAAACCAAAGAATATCCCGATATCCCATCCAGTAAAAAGAAAGGCAACGAAGCCGCCACCAACCTCAACAACAAAATATTATACCTCGAACAATCGCTCGAAAAGGTAAAAAAGCTCTCCGCCTCTGGCGATGAAGAAAAAGAAATTAAAGCCCTTTCGCAGCAATTGTACGAACTGGTCATCCCCGTTTATAAAAACGAATACCTGGCTTACGCTAAACTGTGCGACAGCAAAGGCAGCCAAAGTACCAAAGATGAAATTATCAACAGCATCGACCAGAAATATGGTGCCCGTTTTGAGCAAAACTTTAATGCCTTAATGGAAAAAGGTAAAACCTACGCCCAAAAAAATAACATCCAGGTAAACTGGGGCCAATGA
- a CDS encoding molybdopterin/thiamine biosynthesis adenylyltransferase/rhodanese-related sulfurtransferase (product_source=COG0476/COG0607; cath_funfam=3.40.250.10,3.40.50.720; cog=COG0476,COG0607; ko=KO:K21147; pfam=PF00581,PF00899; smart=SM00450; superfamily=69572) — MLIKEELNRYNRQMILPELGPAGQEKLKAAKVLVIGAGGLGCPVLQYLAAAGVGTIGIVDDDVVALSNLHRQILYNHTDIGQPKAKTAAAKLQLLNPHVVFSAYHERFRADNAVNICEDYDLVVDCSDNFTTRYLVNDTCVAIGKTLIFGSILQFEGQVAVFNHQGGANYRDLYPAPPTESINCVEGGVIGILPGLIGLYMANEALKLICGIGETLSGKLMTVNALNNAVLVFKIAAKKPTDTTKPAPAKTDKALPEIDKTTLDSWLETNANEVFLIDVRESYEHEDSNIGGINLPLYELSESVAVIPKNKKVVCYCQTGQRSKMAVLLLARIYEGEVYSLREGI, encoded by the coding sequence ATGTTAATAAAAGAAGAACTGAACCGTTACAACAGGCAGATGATCCTGCCTGAACTAGGCCCCGCCGGACAGGAAAAGCTAAAAGCCGCCAAAGTATTGGTTATCGGCGCAGGTGGTTTGGGCTGCCCGGTATTGCAGTATCTGGCCGCAGCAGGCGTAGGCACAATCGGGATTGTAGATGATGATGTGGTAGCATTGAGCAACCTGCACCGGCAAATTTTATACAACCATACCGATATTGGGCAACCTAAAGCAAAAACTGCCGCTGCGAAACTCCAATTGCTTAATCCGCATGTGGTGTTCAGTGCCTATCACGAACGTTTTAGGGCCGATAATGCGGTGAATATTTGCGAGGATTATGATCTGGTAGTCGATTGCTCGGATAATTTTACCACCCGCTACCTGGTAAACGATACCTGTGTGGCTATAGGCAAAACACTTATTTTTGGCTCTATTTTACAGTTTGAAGGTCAGGTTGCGGTATTTAACCACCAGGGCGGCGCAAACTACAGAGATCTTTATCCGGCACCGCCAACTGAAAGTATTAACTGTGTAGAAGGAGGGGTAATTGGCATTTTACCTGGCCTAATAGGCCTATATATGGCCAATGAAGCTTTAAAATTAATCTGTGGCATTGGCGAAACACTTTCGGGCAAACTGATGACTGTTAATGCATTGAACAATGCCGTGCTGGTATTTAAAATTGCTGCTAAAAAACCAACTGATACCACAAAACCAGCGCCCGCCAAAACCGACAAAGCCCTACCAGAAATCGATAAAACAACATTGGATAGTTGGCTGGAAACCAATGCGAATGAAGTTTTTTTAATAGATGTGCGCGAAAGCTATGAACATGAAGATAGCAATATTGGGGGTATCAACCTTCCGCTGTACGAACTTAGTGAGTCGGTTGCAGTTATCCCAAAAAACAAAAAAGTAGTGTGTTATTGCCAAACCGGGCAGAGAAGCAAAATGGCCGTGCTACTATTGGCAAGGATTTATGAAGGAGAAGTATATAGTTTGAGGGAGGGGATTTAG